The following are from one region of the Corylus avellana chromosome ca1, CavTom2PMs-1.0 genome:
- the LOC132183148 gene encoding CDPK-related kinase 6 isoform X2 produces MGHCCSKSVSVVDNDGNTGSGDPSAVTAATLPVSSNSVAGDARSGKATPAHSFSASPFPSPLPAGVAPSPARTPGRKFRWPLPPPSPARPIMAILRRRGQERPPEGPTPIPEENGEGEREGGLDKSFGYAKNLGAKFELGKEVGRGHFGHTCWAKGKKGVLKGQAVAVKIVSKAKMTTAIAVEDVRREVKILKALSGHKNLVKFHDAFEDANNVYIVMELCEGGELLDRILSRGGRYTEEDAKKIVVQIVSVVAFCHLQGVVHRDLKPENFLFVTKNEDAPMKAIDFGLSDFIRPDQRLNDIVGSAYYVAPEVLHRSYSVEADLWSIGVITYILLCGSRPFWARTESGIFRSVLRADPNFDDSPWPLVSPEAKDFVRRLLNKDHRKRMTAAQALTHPWLRDENHAVPLDILIYKLVRSYVRATPFKRAALKALSKALTEDELIYLRAQFGLLEPKDGCVSLENFRAKSAGSREKCH; encoded by the exons ATGGGCCATTGCTGCAGCAAGAGCGTCTCCGTCGTCGACAACGACGGGAACACCGGCTCCGGTGACCCCTCAGCGGTGACTGCGGCGACATTACCAGTATCCTCCAACTCCGTCGCCGGCGATGCCCGCTCCGGGAAGGCCACGCCGGCGCACTCTTTCTCTGCCAGCCCCTTCCCGAGCCCTCTCCCGGCAGGAGTGGCCCCGTCGCCGGCGAGGACGCCGGGGAGGAAGTTCCGGTGGCCGCTGCCACCGCCCTCTCCGGCGAGGCCAATCATGGCGATTCTCCGGCGGAGAGGTCAGGAGAGGCCGCCGGAGGGTCCGACGCCGATACCGGAGGAGAATGGGgaaggggagagagagggagggctCGATAAGAGCTTCGGGTACGCGAAGAACTTGGGGGCAAAGTTCGAACTTGGGAAAGAGGTGGGTCGAGGGCATTTCGGTCATACCTGTTGGGCAAAGGGCAAGAAAGGAGTGCTTAAAGGCCAGGCCGTGGCTGTGAAAATCGTATCTAAAGCTAAG ATGACGACAGCAATAGCAGTTGAAGATGTTCGGAGGgaagtgaaaatattaaaagcCTTATCTGGGCATAAAAATCTGGTCAAATTTCATGATGCATTTGAGGATGCCAACAACGTCTACATAGTTATGGA ATTGTGTGAGGGTGGAGAACTACTGGACAGAATTCTGTCAAG AGGTGGAAGATACACGGAGGAAGATGCTAAAAAAATTGTGGTTCAAATTGTAAGTGTAGTTGCCTTTTGTCATCTTCAAGGTGTTGTCCATCGTGATCTAAAGCCAGAG AATTTTCTATTTGTCACAAAAAATGAGGATGCTCCAATGAAGGCTATCGATTTTGGTCTATCTGATTTTATTAGGCCAG ATCAACGTCTCAATGATATTGTGGGCAGCGCATACTATGTTGCACCTGAGGTGCTTCATAGATCTTACAGTGTTGAAGCTGATTTATGGAGTATTGGTGTGATAACATATATATTGTTATGTGGAAGCAGACCTTTCTGGGCACGTACTGAATCAGGAATCTTTCGTTCTGTGCTAAGGGCTGATCCTAATTTTGATGATTCACCTTGGCCTTTGGTGTCGCCAGAAGCTAAAGATTTTGTTAGAAGGCTTCTGAACAAGGACCACAGGAAAAGAATGACTGCTGCTCAAGCTCTAA CTCACCCATGGCTACGTGATGAAAACCACGCTGTGCCTTTAGATATATTGATCTACAAGTTAGTCAGGTCATATGTTCGTGCAACACCTTTCAAACGTGCAGCATTAAAG GCTCTCTCAAAAGCTTTAACAGAAGATGAGCTCATCTACCTTAGGGCTCAGTTTGGGCTGTTGGAACCAAAAGATGGATGTGTGTCCCTTGAAAACTTTAGGGCG